The genomic segment CCGCGTTTGCCGTTGGCGCGGGTGTTGACGGCATCGACGGAAAAGCCGCTATCCCTAAGGCGTCGGGTGAAATCGGGGTCCGGACCGGATGACCAGACGGCGAGCACGCCGCCGGGGCGAAGCGCGTCGCGGGCGGCGCGCAGGCCGGCGAAATCATAGAGCCGGTCGTTGGATTTGCGGGTCAGCCCGTCCGGGCCATTGTCGACATCGAGCAGGATCGCATCATAGGCGCCCTTGCCGGCGCGGATCGCTTCGCCGACATCCCCCTGATGGATGGCGACGCGGGGATCGTCGAGACAGCCCTTGAAGACCTCGGCCATCGGCCCGCGCGCCCAGGTGACGACGGCCGGCACCAGTTCGGCGACGGTGACGCCGGCATCCTCTGGAAGGATAGCGAGAGCGGCGCGCAGGGTAAAACCCATGCCGAGCCCGCCGATCAGCACCTTCGGCTTCGGATGCGACTTGATCCGTTCCCAGGACAGCGTCGCCAGCGCTTCCTCCGAACCGCTGAGGCGGCTGTTCATCAGCTCGTTGGCGCCGAGCATGATCGAGAACTCGCTGCCGCGCTGCTTCAGCCTGAGTTCGCCGCCTTCGCCGGGAATGGTCGCGGAATCGAGCTGGATCCAGGGCAGCATGACGGTTTCGCCTCACGTGAAAGAACCGTCCCCTAGCATAGGGCGATGAGCGGGGCCAGTAAGCAGGCGGAGACCGTTTGAAAACCGGGCGGTGGTTTGAACAGCAGCGAATTTGGGCTGGAGGCTGTCGGTGTCGGGGTTCCTCGAACGTCCTTTGTTAGACGAGGCGGCACCTCGTATTTTGCAACGACACCTTGGAGATTGGAAACATGGCGCTCAAGCGGATGGACAATGTCGGCATCGTCGTCGAAGACCTTGGACGGGCGATTGATTTCTTTGGCGAACTCGGCCTTACGCTCGAAGGTCGGGCCATGATCGAGGGAGGATGGGCCGGACGGATCACCGGACTGGGCGATCAGCGTGTCGAGATCGCCATGATGCGCACACCTGATGGCCACAGCCGGCTCGAACTCTCCCGCTTTCTCATGCCTGATGTCATCGCAGATCACCGCAACGCTCCGGTCAACGCGCTCGGCTATCTCCGCGTCATGTTTACCGTCGACGACATCGACGAGACGCTTGAGAGGCTCCGCGCGCGCGGCGCGCAGCTCGTAGGCGAGGTCGTCCATTATGGAGACACCTATCGGCTCTGCTACATAAGAGGGCCAGAAGGGCTTCTCCTCGGGCTTGCCCAGGAACTCAGCTGAGGCGCAATCAAACGGATGCTCAGATCATCCGCATGAAATGACCCGGCTCTACTTCGACGATGTCGTCCTGGGCCGCGGCCGAACGGCGGCGGATATCCTCGACCTCGTCGGGCCGGAGACGGGCCTTTGGATCCTCGAAGCGGACGTCAGGATCGGGCACGGCGGAAAGCAGCAGCTTTGTATAGGGATGCTGCGGATTGTCGATTACCCGGGCGGTACTGCCCCATTCGACGATCTGGCCGGCATACATCACGGCGATGTCCTCGGCGACGTAGCGGGCGGTGGCGATATCATGGGTAATGTAGAGCAGGCCGAGATTCATCTCCTGCTTCATCTCGTTCAGAAGGTTCAGCACGCCGAGGCGCACCGAGACGTCGAGCATCGAGGTCGGCTCGTCCGCCACGATCACTTCCGGCCGGACGGCAAGGGCGCGGGCGATGTTGACGCGCTGGCGCTGGCCGCCGGAGAGCTCATGCGGATATTTCGGCGCGACGAGATCGGGATCGAGCCTGACGCGCTGCAGCAGTTCGCGCACCGTGGATTCAATATCAGCCCCCTTAATATCGGGGCGATGCAGCTTCAGCGGCCGCCGGAGGTGGTGGGCGATGGTGTGGGCAGGGTTCAGCGAGGCGAAAGGATCCTGGAAGATCATCTGCACCGATCGGCGATAGCGGGCGATCTCATCCGCCTTGGCGTCTTCGACGGGGAGGCCCTTGTAGAGGATCTGCCCGGATGTCGGCTGATACTCGCGCATCGCCATGCGGGCGCAGGTGGTCTTGCCGCTGCCGGATTCACCGACGAGGGCCAGCGCCCGGCCGGCCTGCAGGGAGAAGGAGATGGCGCGGGCAGCATGCACGGCGGACGTGCCGTAGCCGAAGGTCTTCGTCACCTTGTCGAGGGTAAGAATGGTTTCGCTCATGACAGCACGCCTCCATGCAGCGAGGGGAAGGAGGCCCAGAGCTTTTTCGTGTAGTCATGCTGCGGCGTCTTGTAGATCGCTTCGGCGGTGTTCTGCTCGACGAGCCTGCCTGCGAGCATGATGCCGATGCGGTCGCAGAACTGCACCATCAGCCCGAGATCATGGGTGATGAACAGCACCGAGAAGCCGAAGCTGCGGCGCAGCTCGTTGATGCGCTGCAGGATCTCGCGCTGGACGACGACATCGAGCGCCGTCGTCGGCTCGTCCATGACGACCAGTTTCGGGTCGAGCGCCATGCAGATGGCGATGACGATGCGCTGGCGCATGCCGCCGGAAAACTGGTGCGGATAGTCACGCATGCGGTCCGGCGCGATGTCGACGAGCCTCAGCATTTCGGCGGTGCGTTCACGGGCTTGCGCGCGGCTCATGCCCTTGTGGGTGCGCAGCATGTCATAAAATTGCCTCTCGATGCGCAGCACCGGGTTCAGCGAATTCATGGCGCTCTGAAAGACCATGGCGACCTCGCGCCAGCGGAAGGCGCTCAGCGCCTGCCGGTCGAGGCCGAGCACGTCAAGGCCGTCGAGCAGGATGCGGCTCTCCTTGCGGATCAGCGCCGGCGGCTTGTGCAGGCGGCTGATGGCGAAGGCGATGGTGCTCTTGCCGCAGCCGGATTCGCCGGCAAGGCCAAAGACCTCGCCGGGGGCGACATCGAAGCTGACGTCGTCGACGGCACGGAAATCCTTTTCCTCGCCGATATAGTCGATAGTGAGATTTCTCACCGAGAGCAGCGGCTGCGTCACAGGCGGCCCTCCCCTGAGCGAACGAGCAGGGACCAGCGCTTCAGATGATTGCCGGTGCGCAGTCGCGGATTGGCGATCTCGTCGACGGCGAAGTTCAGGAGCGACATGCCGATGCCGAGGAAGGCGAGCGCGAAGCAGGGGGTGAGGATATCCCACCAGGCGCCGACCGAAAGGGCCGAGGCCTTCTGAGCATTGTAAAGCATGGTGCCCCAGGAGATCGCTTTGGGATCGCCGAGGCCGAGAAACTCAAGCGTCGCTTCGGTGATGATCGCGAAGATGACGCTGCCGATGAAATTGATGCCGACGATTGAAATCACGTTGGGGAAGATCTCGAATGTCATGATGCGCCATTGCGGCTCGCCCATCATCTCGGCGGATTTGACGAAATCCTTGTGTTTGACGGAGAGCGTTTCGGCGCGGGTGACACGGGCGCCCCAGGCCCAGGAGGTGGCGCCGAGGATGAGCGCGATGACTACGGGGCTTGCCTGGCCGATGAAGGCGGCAAGCACCAAGAGCAGCGGCAGATTGGGAACGACGAGCACCATGTTGGTGAAGAAGCTGATGACCTCGTCGGTCCTGCCGCCGCGATAGCCGGAGATGATGCCGAGCGCGGTGCCGGCGAGGGTAATCAGCAGGCCGGCGCCGAAACCGACGGCAAGCGAGGTGCGGGCGCCGTAGATCAGCCGGGCGAAGACATCCTGGCCGATGCGGGTGGTGCCGAGAATATGGTCGAGCGACGGCGGCTGGTGCGGCCGCCCGGTGCGGGCGGCGGGGTCGTATTGCGTCAGCAGTGGTGCGGCGATCGCGACGATGATGATGAAAGCGATGATGACGAGGCCGGTGAGTGCCTTGCGGTTTCGCAGCAGAGTTTTCATCTCACGCTCCCTTCAGCCGCGGGTCGAGCAGGATATAACTGACGTCGACGATGAAATTGGCGATCAGCATGGTCGCGGTCATGATCAGCAGCTGGCCCTGGATGACCGGGTAATCGCGGGCGAGGATCGCCTGGTAAAGAATATTGCCGAGGCCGGGATAGTTGTAGACGACCTCCGTCACCAGCGAGCCGCCGAGGATGGTGCCGATGGCGATGGCAAGGCTGGAGACTGTCGGCAGAAGGGCGTTGCGCGCCGCATACCAGAGCATCACATGTCGGTCGGACAGGCCCTTGGCGCGGGCCATGACGATATAGTCCTCGCCGAGCAGGTTGATCATGTTGTTGCGCATGGTGACGGTGAAGCCGCCGATCAGCACGGTGCAGAGTGTGACCATCGGCAGGATGCCGTGATAGGCGACACTGCCGAGATAGTGCAGGCTGAAGGCCGGATCGAGCGCGGGGTCGGCGGCATAGCCGTTCGGAAACCAGCCGAGCGTGAAGCCGAAGATGAAGAGCACGATCAGCGACGTGACGACTGCTGGCACCGAGGTGGCAAAGATCGCGCCGACGGAGATGATCACATCGAACCGGCTGCCGCGACGCCAGGCGGCGAGGATGCCGAGGAAGGTGCCGAGCGCGAAGCTGACGATCGTCGCCGTTCCCATCAGCGCGACGGTCCAGACGAGGGCATGGCCGAGCACCGAGGTGACCGGCAGCGGGAAATATTTGATCGAGCGGCCGAGATCGCCGGTGAAGATGCTGCCGAGATAGGTGAGATATTGCTGCCAGAGCGGGCCGTCGACGAAGCCGAAGGTCAGCTTCAGCGCCTGCAGGCTTTCCGGCGGCAATTCGGTGCCGGCGCTCGAAAACATGATCTGCACCGGATCGCCCGGCATCAGACGCGGCAGGAAGAAATTGATCGTCGCTGCCGCGATGAAGGCTGCCATGTAGAAGACGAGGCGGCGAAGCAGGAAAGCCATGGGAACTCCGTCGTGACGGGAGCGGCGCTTCCGGATGAGGATGATCTCATCCGAAACCGCTGACGCTTTTCGGCATCAGGCTCTGACGCCGCTCCCGGGAAGATAACGCTTACTTGACCGGCTCGAGCGCGAGCAGGTTCAAGAGGCGTGCCGGATTGGTCCGCGAGATCGACGGATTGACGAAGGGATTTTCCTTGGTCGACCAGCCGGTGAAACGCTTGGTGTTGTACTGATACCAGTTCGGATTGTTGAACACCGGGATCATGGGCATGTTTTCGGCGACGATGCGCTGCGCCTTGTTCATCGCGTCCTTCTGCTTGGCGAGATCGGCGGTCTGGGTGAACTCGGTGACGAGCTTCTCGACATCGGGGTTGAACCAGCGCTGCGCGGTGAAGCGGGTCTTGCCTTTGTCCGAGGCGCTGAAGGCGCGCTTATAGGGATAATAGGGTGAGGCCGAGGCCGGCAGGCTGTTGATCGCCGCATCGAAGCTGCCGTTGATCAGGTTACCGGTCCAGACCGCTTCTTCAGGCGTTTCGATCTTGGCGTCGATACCGACCGCCTGCATGCCTTCGACGGCGATGTTGACGGTGTCGACCCAGTCCGTCCAGGAGTTCGGGACGATGATCGAGAAGGCGATCTTGCTGCCGTCGGGATTGTCGCGGAAGCCGTCGCCGTCCTTGTCCTTATAGCCGGCCTCGTCGAGCAGCGCCTTCGCGGCGCCGGCGTCATAGGTCGCGAACTTGCCGAAGTCGGCTTTGATGGAAGGGTCCGCCCAGCTCTTATAGAGCTCGCCCATCAGGCCGGGGTCTTCGTTCAGCGTCGGATAGCCGTAGCCGGCGACGTCGATCATCGTCTTGCGGTCGAGCGCCATGCCGACGGCGCGGCGGAATTTCAGGTCGTTGAAGGCCTTCTTGTTGTTCTCGTTTGCTGTTTCCAGGTTGAACAGGAAGGCGACCATGCTGCTTGGCGAATACCAATAGTGGAAATGCGCCGGATCCTTGGAGACATAGACATTGTCGATATCGGGAATGAAGGAGACACCCCAGTCGAGTGTGCCGTCCGCGGTTGCCGTCAGGATCTGGTTGTTGTCGGCAAGCTGCGGAAAGCGCATGCAATCGACCTTCAGATGCGCATTGTCCCAGTAGTTCGGGTTGCGGCACTGGTCGTAGGTCTGGCCGGTGAAACGCGGCACCTCGGTCAGCGGGCCGCTGCCGACCGGGGTCTCGTTGGCGAAGGTGACGGGATCGGCGATGTCTTTCCAGACATGTTCGGGAACGATCGGCAGCTGCGAGATCTGCTCGGCGGCAAGCGAGCTCGGATTGGCGAGCGTGAAGCGCACGGTCTGGGCATCGACGGCCTGCACATCGGTGACGAAGGTCCAGATGCTGACGAAGTCGAGCGCCGGGAATTTCTTCAGGTAATCATAGGTGAACTTGACGTCGGTAGAGGTCAGCGGCTTGCCGTCAGACCATTTGAGGTTCGGACGCAGCTTGAATTCGATACTCTTCAGGTCGTCGGAGAGCTTGAAGCTTTCGGCCAGGCGATAGACCGGCTTGTTGCTGTCGAAACGGTTGAAAATAACAAGCGGCTCATAGATGAAATCGAGCGTCGACTGGCGCGCCGAGGTCTGGTTGAACGGGTTGAAGTTGCGTACCCAGGTGGTCGCCGGCTCGATATTCGCGGTCAGGACCGTCTGCGCCATGGCGGAGCCCGAAAGCAGTGTCAGGGCAGCGGCTGCTAGAAGATATTTTTTCATGTTCTATTCCCCTTTTTCTTATGCGGTGAGAGATGCACGCCGGTCAGGAGGCCGAGGCGCTGGCAAACATGTCTTCGACTTGGCGGTGGGCGGCGCGGACGTCGACCCTGAGATTGCCGAGGCGGGCCTGGCCGGCGGCAATGCGCTTCAGCGCCGCCTCCGTCAGCGGCCGGGCGGCCCTGGCGGCGGCTTCGCTTTCCCTGACGTCGCCGTGGCTGTGGAGGACGATGTCGAAGCCGGCGTCGAGCACCTGTTCGACGCGTTCCGGCAACGTTCCGGCGAGCGATTCCATGAAGATGCAGTCGGAGATCAGCACCCCGTCATAGCCGAGATCGTTACGGATCACGTCGTGCATGACGGGAGAGACGGAGGCCGGCAGCGCCCTATCGTAGGCGGAATAGACGACGTGGGCGACCATGGCCCAGGGCGTATCCCTCAGGGCGACGAAGGGCTTTAAATCGGTGGCGGTGAGCGTTTCGCGGCTGGCATCGACCACCGGGCGCTCCTTGTGGGAATCGAGCGTGGCGCGGCCATGGCCGGGAATATGCTTCATCACGGGCATGTTGCCGGTCTCAAGCAGGCCGTCGACCACCTCGCGGCCGAGGGCGGCGATGACATCGGGATCGGAGCCGAAGGAGCGGGCGCCGATGACCGCGCTCGTCGTCTCGAAGACGAGGTCGAGAACGGGCGAGCAGCCGCTCGAAAGGCCGAGTTCCGTCATCATCGCGCCCATGGCCTGGGAGGAAAGGCGCAATGCTCTTTTGCCGAGCTCGAAATCGCGGCGCGCCAGTTCGGCGAACTGCCCGAAGCTGCGGAAGAGCGGCCAGGGGCCGGCATCGAGGTGCTGGACGCGCCCGCCCTCCTGGTCGGTGAAGACGGGGGCGTCGTCGCGGCCGACGGCTTCGCGAAAGCGCTCGATCAGCCGTTTCGTCTGCTCCGGCTCGCGCTGATTGCGCCGGCCGACGAAGAGGCCGAGCGGATTGGTCTCACGGAAGAGGGCGAATTCATCATCCGAAATCACGGGATTGGGAAGGCCGACGAAAAGGGCGAGCGGGGTCGAGGACAATTTTGGTGCTCCGGGATCAGATGGTCATGTCGGCATGCTTCTCAGCATGCCTTCGTAGATGCCCTTGTCGGGGGCGGGGATGGTGATTGCGCCTGCGGTCTTGGCGTAGAAATCGACCGGGCCGGCATCGCCGATAAAGGCATAGGCATGGCCAAGCGTCTTCATGCTCTGAAGGCAGGCGGAAAACAGCGCGAGCCCGATACCCTTGCCGCGGGCTTCAGGATCGACTCCGGTCGGGCCGAAGAAGCCGCGCGCCGTCGTGTCGTAGCAGGCAAAGCCGAGCAGCTCACGGTCTTCGATGGCGATCAGGCAGGCGACGGGCTGGCGGGAGAAGGCGACCGAGACCTCGCTTGCCCAATTCTCGCTGAACCGTTCGCGAACCCAGTTGACGACGAGATGCAGTTCCGGGGGGAGGGCCGGGCGAATGGAGGTGCCGACATGATCGGCTTTCCGTTGCAGGTCGGCGAGCTCTGTCGAGTATAGACTCACAAGCAGGTCTGGCACCCCGTCCTCCTCCCGATATTCCTTTATTGCGGAATATATCCCCTTTTAATGGCATAGATTTGGCCATGCGACCGGGCTTGTCAACAGGGATTCTGAAATGAGCCGCAGAGCCGGCCCTCGCGACGGCCGGGTTCCAATGCGGGTGGGTCCAAAATGCAAAAACGGCCCGGGAAGCCCGAGCCGTTTTGATTGAAGGCGTGCGTCGACGCGAAGCGCTTATCCCGCCGCTTTCCAAAGCGCATGAAAATGCTGCACCGGGCCGTGGCCGGAGCCGACGGTGAGGCTGCCGGCAGCCGCAACCGCGCCGGCGAGATAATCCTTGGCGATGGCGACCGCCTCTTCAGCCGAGGCGCCCTTGGCAAGCTCGGCCGCCAGCGCGCTCGACAGCGTGCAGCCGGTGCCGTGGGTGTTCTTGGTCGGCACGCGTCGGGCTTCGAACCAGTGCAGGCCATCGGCCGCGGCAAGCACGTCAGGGCTTTCCTCGCTGTCGAGATGACCGCCCTTGACCAGCACGGCGGCCGGGCCGAGTGCGCGCAGCTGCTCGGCCTGCGCCGCCATCTCGGCGCGGTTTGTCGCGACCGGCTGGTGCAGCAGGGCGGCGGCCTCAGGCAGGTTCGGGGTCAGCAGCGTGGCGAGCGGCAGCAGCCGGCGGGTAAGCACATCGACGGCTTCGGGCGCCAGCAGGGCGGCACCGCCCTTGGCGATCATCACCGGATCGATGACGATGGGGATGCTGCGCTGATCGGCGAGCGCTCCAGCAACGGCCTCGGCGATGCCCGCATTGGCGATCATGCCGATCTTGACGGCATCGACACGCACATCGGCAAAGACGGCGTTGATCTGATCGGCAACGAATGCAGGCGGCACCAGATGCACGCCAGTGACCCCTTGCGTGTTCTGCGCCGTCAGCGCGGTCAGCACCGCCATGCCGTAGACGCCGCGGGCGGAAAAGGCCTTGAGATCGGCCTGGATGCCGGCGCCGCCTGAGGGATCGGAGCCGGCGATGGAGAGGACGTTGCGGATCATGCGCGGGCCTTTCGGATTTCTGCGGCGATGCGGCGCGTCGCCGCTTCCGGGTCAGGCGTGCCGGAGATGGCGGAGACGACGGCAAGCCCGCTCGCGCCTGCGGCAAAGACGTCGGCCACATGCTCCGCCTTGAGTCCGCCGATAGCAACCGAGGGCACCGGCGAAGCCGCCACCAGAATGGCAAGACCGTCAAAGCCGATCGGCTGCTTGTGGTTGGCCTTGGTCGGGGTCGCAAACACCGGGCCGACGCCGGTATAGTCGACGACATCGGGATCGACGGCAGCGGCAAGCGCTGCGGTTTCGACCGACAGGCCGAGGATCATCCCGGGACCGATCATCGCCCGCGCGCTCACCGCATCCATGTCCTCCTGGCCGATATGCAGACCGTCGGCGCCGATGGCGATGGCCGCCTCGACGTCGTCGTTGACGATGAGGCGGGCGCCGGTGCCAACAAGCACCTGTTTCAAGGCTCGTCCGGTCTCGATCATTCCGGCCGTGCCGGCATGTTTGTCGCGCAGTTGCACCATCGTCGCGCCGCCCGCAACGGCAAGCCGCGCCGTCTCGACCATGCCGATCCCGGCGCAGAGATCGGGATCGAGGACGAGATAGAGCGAAAGGTCGAAACTCTTCATGCCGCCGATATCCTTGCCCGGGCATCGAGCGTTTCGGCATCGAGCGCGTTCAACGCGTCGAGGAAGCGCCATGCGAAGGAGCCGGGACCGGCCGCACCGAGCGCTGCCTCCTCGCCGGCGATGGCGAAGGTTGCGAGGGCGGCGACCGTCGCCCCGAACAGATCCTCGGGCACCGCGGCGGCAAAGGCGCCGACGAGGCAGGTGAGCGAGCAGCCGAGGGCAGTGACCTGCGGCATCAAGGTCGATCCGCCTGTTATGCGCACTGCCCGCTCGCCGTCGGTGACGAAATCGACGGCACCGGTGACGGCGACGATCGCCTGCTGCCGCTCGGCCAGCCATCGCGCCGAACCCTCGGCCTGCTCGACCGGATCGCGGCTATCGACGCCCTGGCCGCGGCTCTCGCCGCCGGCAAGCGCGATGATCTCGGAAGCGTTGCCGCGGATGATCGTGGGCTTGAGCGCCAGCAGACCGGCGACCGCGTCGCGGCGAAAGGCCGTGGCATAATGGGCGACCGGATCGAGCACCCAGGGTTTGCCGGCCGAGGTCGCCGCCTTCGCCGCCGCCTGCATGCCGTCGATCCATTGCGTCGACAGCGTGCCGATATTGACGGTCAGCGCGCTCGCGATGCCGGCGAACTCACCGGCTTCCTCAGCCGCATGCACCATGGCCGGCGAGGCGCCCGCGGCCAAGAGAACATTGGCGGCGATGTTCATGGCGACATAATTGGTGATGCACTGAACGAGCGGCGGCTTTTCGCGCATCGCCTTCAGCATGGCTCCTGGTGTGGTCCTGGTCTGCATGTGGCCCCTTTCAGGCGGGGGGCGGGCACGGGGCAATTCGTGCGGGCTAAGCCGCGACCCCGAGCGACTCCCTCCGCCGGCATTATCCGGTTCAGGTTCGAAGGGTGCTTCTCAGCCCGTCTGTCGACGGGCGCCCCTGTCTCTCATCGGGCTCTTTTTCGCAGAGAACGGGGCGGATGTCATCATCGAAAATGAGGGTCCGGTACTCTCCTTGCGGCTGCGCTTTAGGCGTGAACTTGCTGCTCAGGAATGCAATCCCGATCGCATCCTATCCGGCTAACTCAAATCATGAAGATCCGTCGTAATCGCCGCCCCGATCGAAAATTCCGAAAACCGCACCGTCAAACCACTGCGCTCCGGCGTGCAGGCCGTCGGCCCGACCTCATAGCGGTCTGCGGCCGGAAACGGCGCTAACCGCAACAGCGGCCAGCGGCGGCCGTCGCGGGAGGCCTGGATGCGCATTGCGCCGTTTGCGACGGTGACGCGGATGTGGAAATCTTCGAGGTCCTTGAAGGGCTGGGACACCGACCAGTCGGATCTGCCGTCGGTGACGACGGTGCTGAGGAAGGCTTCGCCGTCGGTGAATTCGACGCCGGTCTTTACCCAGCGTTTCTCGTCGAGGCGCACCATCAGGCCGGCTTGGTCGTAGAGGGTGCGGAATTCGCCCTGGACGCGGATTTGGGCGGTGAAGCTCTCGGTCGTGGGAAAAGCGAGGAAATGGCCGTTGTCGCGGGTGAAGCCGTAATGGGTTTCGCGCCAGAAATCGGTTTTCTCGTCGGTCGTCAGGGTGAGGCCGGTTTCGTCTGCGCGCCAACTGGCCGGCTCGTTCAGCCATTTTCCTTTGTTGAAATCGATGCTCATCCCGTTCTCTCGTTCCGTTGAAGCCTCACCGCAAGCAATCGCCTGACGTTGGCATATCACACCGCTTTCGCGCAGCGCAGCCAGCCGCAGCCGACGATGGTGTTTTTTCGACGTCGCGCTATCCGCGGCTGCATATTCCATCGCCCGCGCTTGACAGGATCGATCCAGTTCTTATTCTGTTACAAAAAGATGAATTGCATAATAATGGAACTAAACGGGAGCCGTCACATGAAAACACTGGTCGCATTCCTGCTCGGCACTGCGCTCGTCGCTTTGCCTTCCACCCTACTTGCCCAGGAAAAGGGCGGCGTTATCAATGTCGCGACGATCGGTGAACCGCCGACGCTCGATCCGATGTCTTCGACGGCCGATCTCGTCGGCATCGTCACCCAGCATATTTTCGAAACGCTCTACACGTTCGACAAGAGCTGGAACGTCACGCCGCTTCTGGCCGAAAGCCTGCCCGAGATCAGCGCCGACGGCAAAACCTATACGATCAGGCTCAGGACCGGCATCAAGTTCCACGACAATAGCGACATGACCTCGGATGATGTCGTCGCCTCGCTGAACCG from the Rhizobium sp. CIAT894 genome contains:
- a CDS encoding ABC transporter permease, encoding MKTLLRNRKALTGLVIIAFIIIVAIAAPLLTQYDPAARTGRPHQPPSLDHILGTTRIGQDVFARLIYGARTSLAVGFGAGLLITLAGTALGIISGYRGGRTDEVISFFTNMVLVVPNLPLLLVLAAFIGQASPVVIALILGATSWAWGARVTRAETLSVKHKDFVKSAEMMGEPQWRIMTFEIFPNVISIVGINFIGSVIFAIITEATLEFLGLGDPKAISWGTMLYNAQKASALSVGAWWDILTPCFALAFLGIGMSLLNFAVDEIANPRLRTGNHLKRWSLLVRSGEGRL
- the thiD gene encoding bifunctional hydroxymethylpyrimidine kinase/phosphomethylpyrimidine kinase, with translation MIRNVLSIAGSDPSGGAGIQADLKAFSARGVYGMAVLTALTAQNTQGVTGVHLVPPAFVADQINAVFADVRVDAVKIGMIANAGIAEAVAGALADQRSIPIVIDPVMIAKGGAALLAPEAVDVLTRRLLPLATLLTPNLPEAAALLHQPVATNRAEMAAQAEQLRALGPAAVLVKGGHLDSEESPDVLAAADGLHWFEARRVPTKNTHGTGCTLSSALAAELAKGASAEEAVAIAKDYLAGAVAAAGSLTVGSGHGPVQHFHALWKAAG
- a CDS encoding GNAT family N-acetyltransferase is translated as MPDLLVSLYSTELADLQRKADHVGTSIRPALPPELHLVVNWVRERFSENWASEVSVAFSRQPVACLIAIEDRELLGFACYDTTARGFFGPTGVDPEARGKGIGLALFSACLQSMKTLGHAYAFIGDAGPVDFYAKTAGAITIPAPDKGIYEGMLRSMPT
- a CDS encoding ABC transporter ATP-binding protein, with product MTQPLLSVRNLTIDYIGEEKDFRAVDDVSFDVAPGEVFGLAGESGCGKSTIAFAISRLHKPPALIRKESRILLDGLDVLGLDRQALSAFRWREVAMVFQSAMNSLNPVLRIERQFYDMLRTHKGMSRAQARERTAEMLRLVDIAPDRMRDYPHQFSGGMRQRIVIAICMALDPKLVVMDEPTTALDVVVQREILQRINELRRSFGFSVLFITHDLGLMVQFCDRIGIMLAGRLVEQNTAEAIYKTPQHDYTKKLWASFPSLHGGVLS
- a CDS encoding ATP-binding cassette domain-containing protein, whose translation is MSETILTLDKVTKTFGYGTSAVHAARAISFSLQAGRALALVGESGSGKTTCARMAMREYQPTSGQILYKGLPVEDAKADEIARYRRSVQMIFQDPFASLNPAHTIAHHLRRPLKLHRPDIKGADIESTVRELLQRVRLDPDLVAPKYPHELSGGQRQRVNIARALAVRPEVIVADEPTSMLDVSVRLGVLNLLNEMKQEMNLGLLYITHDIATARYVAEDIAVMYAGQIVEWGSTARVIDNPQHPYTKLLLSAVPDPDVRFEDPKARLRPDEVEDIRRRSAAAQDDIVEVEPGHFMRMI
- the thiE gene encoding thiamine phosphate synthase; this encodes MKSFDLSLYLVLDPDLCAGIGMVETARLAVAGGATMVQLRDKHAGTAGMIETGRALKQVLVGTGARLIVNDDVEAAIAIGADGLHIGQEDMDAVSARAMIGPGMILGLSVETAALAAAVDPDVVDYTGVGPVFATPTKANHKQPIGFDGLAILVAASPVPSVAIGGLKAEHVADVFAAGASGLAVVSAISGTPDPEAATRRIAAEIRKARA
- the thiM gene encoding hydroxyethylthiazole kinase; protein product: MQTRTTPGAMLKAMREKPPLVQCITNYVAMNIAANVLLAAGASPAMVHAAEEAGEFAGIASALTVNIGTLSTQWIDGMQAAAKAATSAGKPWVLDPVAHYATAFRRDAVAGLLALKPTIIRGNASEIIALAGGESRGQGVDSRDPVEQAEGSARWLAERQQAIVAVTGAVDFVTDGERAVRITGGSTLMPQVTALGCSLTCLVGAFAAAVPEDLFGATVAALATFAIAGEEAALGAAGPGSFAWRFLDALNALDAETLDARARISAA
- a CDS encoding ABC transporter permease, which gives rise to MAFLLRRLVFYMAAFIAAATINFFLPRLMPGDPVQIMFSSAGTELPPESLQALKLTFGFVDGPLWQQYLTYLGSIFTGDLGRSIKYFPLPVTSVLGHALVWTVALMGTATIVSFALGTFLGILAAWRRGSRFDVIISVGAIFATSVPAVVTSLIVLFIFGFTLGWFPNGYAADPALDPAFSLHYLGSVAYHGILPMVTLCTVLIGGFTVTMRNNMINLLGEDYIVMARAKGLSDRHVMLWYAARNALLPTVSSLAIAIGTILGGSLVTEVVYNYPGLGNILYQAILARDYPVIQGQLLIMTATMLIANFIVDVSYILLDPRLKGA
- a CDS encoding glycoside hydrolase family 3 N-terminal domain-containing protein — protein: MSSTPLALFVGLPNPVISDDEFALFRETNPLGLFVGRRNQREPEQTKRLIERFREAVGRDDAPVFTDQEGGRVQHLDAGPWPLFRSFGQFAELARRDFELGKRALRLSSQAMGAMMTELGLSSGCSPVLDLVFETTSAVIGARSFGSDPDVIAALGREVVDGLLETGNMPVMKHIPGHGRATLDSHKERPVVDASRETLTATDLKPFVALRDTPWAMVAHVVYSAYDRALPASVSPVMHDVIRNDLGYDGVLISDCIFMESLAGTLPERVEQVLDAGFDIVLHSHGDVRESEAAARAARPLTEAALKRIAAGQARLGNLRVDVRAAHRQVEDMFASASAS
- a CDS encoding ABC transporter substrate-binding protein, producing MKKYLLAAAALTLLSGSAMAQTVLTANIEPATTWVRNFNPFNQTSARQSTLDFIYEPLVIFNRFDSNKPVYRLAESFKLSDDLKSIEFKLRPNLKWSDGKPLTSTDVKFTYDYLKKFPALDFVSIWTFVTDVQAVDAQTVRFTLANPSSLAAEQISQLPIVPEHVWKDIADPVTFANETPVGSGPLTEVPRFTGQTYDQCRNPNYWDNAHLKVDCMRFPQLADNNQILTATADGTLDWGVSFIPDIDNVYVSKDPAHFHYWYSPSSMVAFLFNLETANENNKKAFNDLKFRRAVGMALDRKTMIDVAGYGYPTLNEDPGLMGELYKSWADPSIKADFGKFATYDAGAAKALLDEAGYKDKDGDGFRDNPDGSKIAFSIIVPNSWTDWVDTVNIAVEGMQAVGIDAKIETPEEAVWTGNLINGSFDAAINSLPASASPYYPYKRAFSASDKGKTRFTAQRWFNPDVEKLVTEFTQTADLAKQKDAMNKAQRIVAENMPMIPVFNNPNWYQYNTKRFTGWSTKENPFVNPSISRTNPARLLNLLALEPVK
- a CDS encoding VOC family protein — its product is MALKRMDNVGIVVEDLGRAIDFFGELGLTLEGRAMIEGGWAGRITGLGDQRVEIAMMRTPDGHSRLELSRFLMPDVIADHRNAPVNALGYLRVMFTVDDIDETLERLRARGAQLVGEVVHYGDTYRLCYIRGPEGLLLGLAQELS